A single window of Archangium gephyra DNA harbors:
- a CDS encoding cytochrome P450 produces the protein MSFAETYDFFSPEAVWNSRAFLHRMRTEDPVYWSAQFRGWVLTRYTDVLAAARDRRLVSPPATGWLDRLPAELKPRFQPARDALRFWAGLSGEQDHLDFQRALKKYFTPAQMDRLRPRVQRLTSTLLAETRDSEVLEVVEELARPLSASVIGELLGLPVEDRALLLRWSTDINSFFQHADLESLHRGQRSLLEMQDYMRPLIEERRRAPREDLVSVLVSQQEGFFAREPEAVVANCVMLLFSGHETTSRLISSGLLLLLEHSGQQALLRERPELMPSAIEEMLRWEGPTSGMTRVSREPLELGGRRFGAGETFVLVYRAASHDPEAFPEPDTFDITRQPNRHLSFGMGAFACLGSALTRMEAEVCFQALLEHLPGLRAAFETPDWVPLPPLNRRLRSLRVTGRRKA, from the coding sequence ATGTCATTCGCGGAGACCTACGATTTCTTTTCCCCGGAAGCCGTGTGGAATTCGCGGGCCTTCCTCCACCGGATGCGCACCGAGGACCCCGTGTACTGGAGCGCCCAGTTCCGCGGCTGGGTGCTGACGCGCTACACGGACGTGCTCGCGGCGGCGAGGGATCGCCGGCTCGTTTCTCCTCCGGCAACGGGCTGGTTGGATCGCCTGCCCGCCGAGCTGAAGCCGCGCTTCCAACCGGCGCGAGACGCCCTCCGGTTCTGGGCGGGACTCAGCGGAGAGCAGGACCACCTGGACTTCCAGCGGGCCCTGAAGAAGTACTTCACTCCCGCGCAGATGGACCGGCTGCGCCCGCGCGTGCAGCGGCTCACCAGCACCCTGCTCGCCGAGACGCGAGACTCCGAGGTGCTGGAGGTGGTGGAGGAGCTGGCCCGTCCCCTGTCGGCCAGCGTCATCGGTGAGTTGCTCGGGCTGCCCGTGGAGGACCGCGCGCTGCTGCTGCGCTGGTCCACCGACATCAACAGCTTCTTCCAGCACGCGGACCTGGAGAGCCTGCATCGCGGCCAGCGCAGCCTGCTGGAGATGCAGGACTACATGCGCCCGCTCATCGAGGAGCGCCGCCGCGCGCCACGAGAGGACCTCGTCAGCGTCCTGGTGTCCCAGCAGGAGGGCTTCTTCGCGCGGGAGCCGGAGGCGGTCGTCGCCAACTGCGTGATGCTGCTCTTCAGCGGGCACGAGACCACCAGCCGGCTCATCTCCTCCGGGCTGCTGCTGCTGCTCGAGCACTCCGGGCAACAGGCGCTGCTGCGCGAGCGGCCCGAGTTGATGCCCTCGGCCATCGAGGAGATGCTGCGCTGGGAGGGGCCCACCAGCGGGATGACCCGCGTGAGCCGGGAGCCGCTGGAGCTGGGCGGCCGGCGGTTCGGCGCCGGGGAGACCTTCGTGCTCGTGTACCGGGCCGCCAGCCACGACCCCGAGGCGTTCCCCGAGCCGGATACGTTCGACATCACCCGCCAGCCGAACCGGCACCTGTCCTTCGGGATGGGCGCCTTCGCGTGCCTGGGCTCGGCGCTGACGCGCATGGAGGCGGAGGTCTGCTTCCAGGCGCTGCTGGAGCACCTGCCCGGACTGCGCGCGGCCTTCGAGACACCCGACTGGGTGCCGCTGCCGCCCCTGAACCGGCGCCTGCGCTCGCTGCGCGTGACGGGGCGCCGGAAGGCGTGA
- a CDS encoding class I SAM-dependent methyltransferase, protein MTPDQVRSTYDEAYARRYDAAFLHTPQYGFREKTRIELFLLRMLTMQADSWLDVACGTGFFLRHGRGHPDITCAGLDLSPAMLAMAREANPGTLFVEGDFLAPRPEFEGRFALTTCMWGAYGLQESVAHVERLVERLTQWTRPGGTVFLPVFDPARFVSLQAEGRLMPEVTLRSPDGTRWSFLEPDGKLHEDVLAPPLEVMRAMFEPAFDSVELSPYPDSPGIPMAALTARGRRERTR, encoded by the coding sequence ATGACACCCGACCAGGTCCGCTCCACCTACGACGAGGCGTACGCGCGCCGCTACGACGCCGCGTTCCTCCACACCCCCCAGTACGGCTTCCGCGAGAAGACGCGGATCGAGCTCTTCCTGCTCCGCATGCTCACGATGCAGGCGGACTCGTGGCTGGACGTGGCCTGTGGCACCGGCTTCTTCCTGCGCCACGGGCGCGGCCATCCGGACATCACCTGCGCGGGACTCGACCTGTCTCCCGCCATGCTCGCGATGGCCCGCGAGGCCAACCCCGGGACGCTGTTCGTCGAGGGCGACTTCCTCGCGCCGCGTCCGGAGTTCGAGGGGCGCTTCGCCCTCACCACCTGCATGTGGGGCGCCTATGGGTTGCAGGAGTCGGTGGCGCACGTGGAGCGGCTCGTGGAGCGGCTGACGCAATGGACGCGCCCGGGGGGCACCGTCTTCCTGCCCGTGTTCGATCCGGCGCGCTTCGTCTCGCTGCAGGCCGAGGGCCGGCTCATGCCGGAGGTGACGCTGCGCTCGCCGGATGGCACGCGCTGGTCGTTCCTGGAGCCCGACGGCAAGCTGCACGAGGACGTGCTCGCGCCGCCGCTGGAGGTGATGCGCGCGATGTTCGAGCCCGCCTTCGACAGCGTGGAGCTCAGCCCCTATCCTGATTCCCCGGGCATCCCGATGGCCGCCCTCACCGCGCGTGGCCGCCGCGAGCGGACCCGGTAG
- a CDS encoding class 1 isoprenoid biosynthesis enzyme, with protein MRNYQSHQPTLDAAWSILEERLSSLPPPLDTLAGRFLARISEGDRGHRGYFSSRLAPPLVFLPLWLRERFRREQPTSAPSEAVTVRLVAAAMWGYLYIRIQDDLLDEAHPDRSQTLLGNVCGWEMARLLEALLGDSAPFREAFERAWLDFTRWTLAEHEQLLSDAPYTDAHFEQHARKVAFARVPALAVCLLAGRGELAPTVETLVDQLGVAYGLTNDVVGWQRDLSNSHRTFLLARAGFTRGEPLDSARRTVREALYGRGLLAETLEASAVWQGRAAQSAEALGLTEFPDYTRERLELLDELAREAKMIQLRWVLAGGKASP; from the coding sequence TTGCGAAACTATCAGTCCCATCAGCCCACCCTCGACGCAGCCTGGAGCATCCTGGAAGAGCGGCTCTCCTCGCTGCCTCCCCCGCTCGATACCCTGGCAGGCCGCTTCCTCGCGCGGATCTCCGAGGGGGACAGGGGGCACCGCGGCTACTTCTCCAGCCGGCTCGCCCCGCCGCTCGTCTTCCTCCCCCTGTGGCTGCGCGAGCGCTTCCGGCGCGAGCAGCCCACCTCCGCGCCCTCCGAGGCGGTGACGGTGCGCCTCGTGGCCGCCGCCATGTGGGGGTATCTCTACATCCGCATCCAGGATGACCTCCTCGACGAGGCCCACCCGGACCGCTCGCAGACGCTGCTCGGCAATGTGTGTGGATGGGAGATGGCGCGCCTGCTGGAGGCACTTCTCGGGGACTCGGCCCCCTTCCGCGAGGCCTTCGAGCGGGCCTGGCTCGACTTCACCCGGTGGACGCTCGCGGAGCACGAGCAGCTCCTCTCCGACGCTCCGTACACCGACGCGCACTTCGAGCAACATGCGCGCAAGGTGGCCTTCGCCCGCGTACCGGCGCTCGCCGTGTGCCTCCTCGCCGGCCGTGGCGAGCTCGCGCCCACCGTCGAGACGCTGGTGGATCAGCTCGGTGTCGCCTACGGGCTGACCAACGATGTGGTCGGTTGGCAGCGGGATCTCTCCAACAGCCACCGCACGTTCCTGCTCGCCCGCGCCGGCTTCACGCGCGGTGAGCCCCTGGACAGCGCGCGCCGCACCGTGCGTGAGGCGCTCTACGGCCGGGGGCTCCTCGCCGAGACGCTGGAGGCCTCGGCCGTGTGGCAGGGCCGTGCCGCCCAGAGCGCGGAGGCGCTCGGCCTCACGGAATTCCCGGACTACACGCGCGAGCGGCTGGAACTGCTGGACGAGCTGGCGCGTGAAGCGAAGATGATTCAACTCCGCTGGGTGCTCGCCGGCGGGAAGGCCTCTCCATGA
- a CDS encoding methyltransferase domain-containing protein, with protein sequence MLSVTMTAASKTTPEAVARHYDYITPFYEIIGSRSLHLGYWPAGESGGTFAESQQRFTDLMIQQLGAQKGHRVLDIGCGLGEPATRLAQSSGCMVEGITISPRQAAQAERWASLHGTSGQTSFICGNAMALPFQTGSFDAAWALESIFHMPDRAAVLREVARVLHPGGRLLIADIVVSEKATPEDQAFLQQAFVARSFISPEDYPYLIRDTGYEVEQVLDISQNVMATFGAVSAAIREKEEEVRRAYSDEFLAAIQEQWTRITETAMRCMGYIVLTAKRV encoded by the coding sequence ATGCTGTCGGTCACCATGACCGCGGCAAGCAAGACGACACCGGAAGCCGTAGCGCGGCACTACGACTACATCACGCCGTTCTACGAGATCATCGGCAGCAGGAGCCTGCACCTGGGCTATTGGCCCGCGGGTGAATCCGGCGGCACATTCGCCGAGTCCCAGCAGCGCTTCACGGACCTGATGATCCAACAGCTCGGGGCCCAGAAGGGCCACCGGGTGCTGGACATCGGGTGTGGGCTCGGGGAGCCGGCGACACGGCTGGCGCAGAGCAGCGGATGCATGGTGGAGGGAATCACCATCAGCCCACGGCAGGCCGCGCAGGCCGAGCGCTGGGCGAGCCTCCATGGGACGAGCGGGCAGACCTCGTTCATCTGCGGCAACGCCATGGCCCTGCCGTTCCAGACCGGGTCATTCGATGCGGCGTGGGCGCTCGAGTCGATCTTCCACATGCCCGACCGGGCCGCGGTGCTGCGCGAGGTGGCGCGCGTCCTCCACCCGGGTGGACGGCTGCTCATCGCGGACATCGTCGTCTCGGAGAAGGCGACGCCGGAGGACCAGGCCTTCCTCCAGCAGGCGTTCGTCGCCCGGAGCTTCATCAGCCCCGAGGACTACCCGTATCTCATCCGCGACACGGGCTACGAGGTCGAGCAGGTGCTGGACATCAGCCAGAACGTCATGGCGACCTTCGGTGCGGTGTCCGCCGCCATCCGGGAGAAGGAGGAGGAGGTGCGGCGGGCGTACAGCGATGAGTTCCTCGCGGCCATCCAGGAGCAATGGACGCGCATCACGGAGACCGCCATGCGCTGCATGGGCTACATCGTCCTCACCGCGAAGCGGGTGTGA